A window of the Henckelia pumila isolate YLH828 chromosome 3, ASM3356847v2, whole genome shotgun sequence genome harbors these coding sequences:
- the LOC140891281 gene encoding uncharacterized protein isoform X2: MASPKLLLFVAVLLPVLFAGTSYAESSLFVEEEGSAAFQGRNDAVSQATAADASFELELQQLKSKISYLEKSIEEKTGELKEKDGSVERLERVFHEKSNVLASLQSTLQSLGEKASLDVKGRPVEVDARINNIKKQIVNLKKEIEAQNQRKDDLEVRANVAEKQIEGMNLKLENLRRINDEQKLKIRNAQRALQVAEEEMLKAKLHASSLAKQLEEVRQAWLPSWLSTHLVHFQSLVIRHWNDNGKPVLDLTIQEALKKRSEVEKWMQPYVETFKTKWFPTIKRRCETFVNEFQPLFQSLSSQAVDYYHVAHSAIEPHVLKVLEVTDPYFQEAKMFTKPYVDQVSKNAKPHVDKALKFFRPYSKKVARYHKKVTKKVQATLHKTLRSYELTKPLATPKFVWFTVSVLMAMPLVVLSKLLLRKEPKRRRQHTHKTGHTHRRSKRSRQDK; this comes from the exons ATGGCGTCCCCAAAACTGCTCCTCTTTGTTGCTGTTCTTCTGCCCGTACTCTTTGCGGGAACTTCATATGCAGAATCCTCGTTGTTTGTTGAAGAAGAAGGTTCCGCTGCTTTTCAGGGCCGGAATGACGCCGTGTCCCAAGCTACGGCGGCCGATGCATCCTTTGAACTGGAACTGCAACAACTCAAGTCAAAGATCTCTTATTTGG AAAAGAGTATTGAGGAAAAAACGGGCGAGTTGAAAGAAAAGGATGGGAGTGTTGAGCGTTTGGAGAGAGTTTTCCATGAGAAGTCAAATGTATTGGCTTCACTGCAGAGCACATTGCAATCACTTGGG GAAAAGGCATCCTTAGATGTGAAGGGCCGGCCGGTAGAGGTGGATGCTCGCATTAACAACATAAAGAAACAG ATTGTTAATCTTAAGAAGGAGATTGAGGCACAAAATCAGAGAAAGGATGATCTTGAAGTTCGAGCAAATGTAGCAGAGAAACAGATCGAGGGGATGAACTTGAAGCTTGAAAAT CTCCGAAGGATAAACGACGAACAAAAGTTAAAGATCCGCAATGCTCAGCGTGCTCTACAAGTGGCAGAG GAAGAGATGCTGAAAGCTAAATTGCACGCTTCTTCACTTGCCAAACAGCTAGAAGAG GTTCGTCAAGCTTGGTTGCCATCTTGGCTGTCTACTCATTTAGTTCATTTTCAG TCATTGGTAATAAGGCACTGGAATGATAATGGGAAACCAGTATTGGATCTGACAATTCAAGAG GCTCTTAAGAAGAGATCTGAAGTTGAAAAGTGGATGCAGCCTTACGTAGAGACTTTCAAAACG AAATGGTTCCCAACTATCAAGAGACGCTGCGAGACTTTTGTCAATGAATTTCAACCACTGTTTCAATCACTTTCTTCTCAAGCCGTTGATTATTATCATGTGGCTCACAGTGCCATTGAACCACATGTGTTAAAAGTATTAGAGGTCACGGATCCATACTTCCAG GAAGCAAAGATGTTCACAAAGCCGTACGTAGATCAAGTTTCAAAGAATGCTAAACCTCATGTTGATAAAGCACTTAAATTTTTTAGGCCCTACTCAAAGAAAGTGGCTCGCTACCATAAAAAGGTCACTAAAAAA GTCCAAGCAACTCTACATAAAACATTAAGAAGTTACGAATTGACAAAACCTCTTGCGACACCAAAATTTGTTTGGTTTACG GTTTCAGTTTTGATGGCAATGCCCCTGGTTGTTCTTTCCAAGCTACTTCTACG TAAAGAGCCAAAGAGACGTCGTCAGCATACCCATAAGACGGGCCATACTCACCGGAGGAGTAAACGTTCGCGTCAGGACAAATGA
- the LOC140891281 gene encoding uncharacterized protein isoform X3 has translation MASPKLLLFVAVLLPVLFAGTSYAESSLFVEEEGSAAFQGRNDAVSQATAADASFELELQQLKSKISYLEKSIEEKTGELKEKDGSVERLERVFHEKSNVLASLQSTLQSLGEKASLDVKGRPVEVDARINNIKKQIVNLKKEIEAQNQRKDDLEVRANVAEKQIEGMNLKLENLRRINDEQKLKIRNAQRALQVAEEEMLKAKLHASSLAKQLEEVRQAWLPSWLSTHLVHFQSLVIRHWNDNGKPVLDLTIQEALKKRSEVEKWMQPYVETFKTKWFPTIKRRCETFVNEFQPLFQSLSSQAVDYYHVAHSAIEPHVLKVLEVTDPYFQEAKMFTKPYVDQVSKNAKPHVDKALKFFRPYSKKVARYHKKVQATLHKTLRSYELTKPLATPKFVWFTVSVLMAMPLVVLSKLLLRKEPKRRRQHTHKTGHTHRRSKRSRQDK, from the exons ATGGCGTCCCCAAAACTGCTCCTCTTTGTTGCTGTTCTTCTGCCCGTACTCTTTGCGGGAACTTCATATGCAGAATCCTCGTTGTTTGTTGAAGAAGAAGGTTCCGCTGCTTTTCAGGGCCGGAATGACGCCGTGTCCCAAGCTACGGCGGCCGATGCATCCTTTGAACTGGAACTGCAACAACTCAAGTCAAAGATCTCTTATTTGG AAAAGAGTATTGAGGAAAAAACGGGCGAGTTGAAAGAAAAGGATGGGAGTGTTGAGCGTTTGGAGAGAGTTTTCCATGAGAAGTCAAATGTATTGGCTTCACTGCAGAGCACATTGCAATCACTTGGG GAAAAGGCATCCTTAGATGTGAAGGGCCGGCCGGTAGAGGTGGATGCTCGCATTAACAACATAAAGAAACAG ATTGTTAATCTTAAGAAGGAGATTGAGGCACAAAATCAGAGAAAGGATGATCTTGAAGTTCGAGCAAATGTAGCAGAGAAACAGATCGAGGGGATGAACTTGAAGCTTGAAAAT CTCCGAAGGATAAACGACGAACAAAAGTTAAAGATCCGCAATGCTCAGCGTGCTCTACAAGTGGCAGAG GAAGAGATGCTGAAAGCTAAATTGCACGCTTCTTCACTTGCCAAACAGCTAGAAGAG GTTCGTCAAGCTTGGTTGCCATCTTGGCTGTCTACTCATTTAGTTCATTTTCAG TCATTGGTAATAAGGCACTGGAATGATAATGGGAAACCAGTATTGGATCTGACAATTCAAGAG GCTCTTAAGAAGAGATCTGAAGTTGAAAAGTGGATGCAGCCTTACGTAGAGACTTTCAAAACG AAATGGTTCCCAACTATCAAGAGACGCTGCGAGACTTTTGTCAATGAATTTCAACCACTGTTTCAATCACTTTCTTCTCAAGCCGTTGATTATTATCATGTGGCTCACAGTGCCATTGAACCACATGTGTTAAAAGTATTAGAGGTCACGGATCCATACTTCCAG GAAGCAAAGATGTTCACAAAGCCGTACGTAGATCAAGTTTCAAAGAATGCTAAACCTCATGTTGATAAAGCACTTAAATTTTTTAGGCCCTACTCAAAGAAAGTGGCTCGCTACCATAAAAAG GTCCAAGCAACTCTACATAAAACATTAAGAAGTTACGAATTGACAAAACCTCTTGCGACACCAAAATTTGTTTGGTTTACG GTTTCAGTTTTGATGGCAATGCCCCTGGTTGTTCTTTCCAAGCTACTTCTACG TAAAGAGCCAAAGAGACGTCGTCAGCATACCCATAAGACGGGCCATACTCACCGGAGGAGTAAACGTTCGCGTCAGGACAAATGA
- the LOC140891281 gene encoding uncharacterized protein isoform X1 encodes MASPKLLLFVAVLLPVLFAGTSYAESSLFVEEEGSAAFQGRNDAVSQATAADASFELELQQLKSKISYLEKSIEEKTGELKEKDGSVERLERVFHEKSNVLASLQSTLQSLGEKASLDVKGRPVEVDARINNIKKQIVNLKKEIEAQNQRKDDLEVRANVAEKQIEGMNLKLENLRRINDEQKLKIRNAQRALQVAEEEMLKAKLHASSLAKQLEEVRQAWLPSWLSTHLVHFQSLVIRHWNDNGKPVLDLTIQEALKKRSEVEKWMQPYVETFKTKWFPTIKRRCETFVNEFQPLFQSLSSQAVDYYHVAHSAIEPHVLKVLEVTDPYFQEAKMFTKPYVDQVSKNAKPHVDKALKFFRPYSKKVARYHKKVTKKVRVYHSMVQATLHKTLRSYELTKPLATPKFVWFTVSVLMAMPLVVLSKLLLRKEPKRRRQHTHKTGHTHRRSKRSRQDK; translated from the exons ATGGCGTCCCCAAAACTGCTCCTCTTTGTTGCTGTTCTTCTGCCCGTACTCTTTGCGGGAACTTCATATGCAGAATCCTCGTTGTTTGTTGAAGAAGAAGGTTCCGCTGCTTTTCAGGGCCGGAATGACGCCGTGTCCCAAGCTACGGCGGCCGATGCATCCTTTGAACTGGAACTGCAACAACTCAAGTCAAAGATCTCTTATTTGG AAAAGAGTATTGAGGAAAAAACGGGCGAGTTGAAAGAAAAGGATGGGAGTGTTGAGCGTTTGGAGAGAGTTTTCCATGAGAAGTCAAATGTATTGGCTTCACTGCAGAGCACATTGCAATCACTTGGG GAAAAGGCATCCTTAGATGTGAAGGGCCGGCCGGTAGAGGTGGATGCTCGCATTAACAACATAAAGAAACAG ATTGTTAATCTTAAGAAGGAGATTGAGGCACAAAATCAGAGAAAGGATGATCTTGAAGTTCGAGCAAATGTAGCAGAGAAACAGATCGAGGGGATGAACTTGAAGCTTGAAAAT CTCCGAAGGATAAACGACGAACAAAAGTTAAAGATCCGCAATGCTCAGCGTGCTCTACAAGTGGCAGAG GAAGAGATGCTGAAAGCTAAATTGCACGCTTCTTCACTTGCCAAACAGCTAGAAGAG GTTCGTCAAGCTTGGTTGCCATCTTGGCTGTCTACTCATTTAGTTCATTTTCAG TCATTGGTAATAAGGCACTGGAATGATAATGGGAAACCAGTATTGGATCTGACAATTCAAGAG GCTCTTAAGAAGAGATCTGAAGTTGAAAAGTGGATGCAGCCTTACGTAGAGACTTTCAAAACG AAATGGTTCCCAACTATCAAGAGACGCTGCGAGACTTTTGTCAATGAATTTCAACCACTGTTTCAATCACTTTCTTCTCAAGCCGTTGATTATTATCATGTGGCTCACAGTGCCATTGAACCACATGTGTTAAAAGTATTAGAGGTCACGGATCCATACTTCCAG GAAGCAAAGATGTTCACAAAGCCGTACGTAGATCAAGTTTCAAAGAATGCTAAACCTCATGTTGATAAAGCACTTAAATTTTTTAGGCCCTACTCAAAGAAAGTGGCTCGCTACCATAAAAAGGTCACTAAAAAAGTGCGCGTATACCATTCCATG GTCCAAGCAACTCTACATAAAACATTAAGAAGTTACGAATTGACAAAACCTCTTGCGACACCAAAATTTGTTTGGTTTACG GTTTCAGTTTTGATGGCAATGCCCCTGGTTGTTCTTTCCAAGCTACTTCTACG TAAAGAGCCAAAGAGACGTCGTCAGCATACCCATAAGACGGGCCATACTCACCGGAGGAGTAAACGTTCGCGTCAGGACAAATGA
- the LOC140889017 gene encoding uncharacterized protein, producing MTSFSKIHMFSKEDFDDWKIRMQAHLSALDDDMWFVITDRPITITKVNTIVAMSGGGPQYVEKPRVEWTAEDKKKANLDNVAKDILYKTLDKNNFNKIKMCKTAKEIWEKLIQLCEGNEQTKENKLSVATQKFDNIKMKPGESMAGFDERVSCIVIELNALGKTYPNREVILKVIRGLPKEWDVKQWQ from the coding sequence ATGACTTCATTCAGCAAGATTCATATGTTCTCCAAAGAGGACTTTGATGATTGGAAGATACGCATGCAAGCTCATCTATCAGCAttggatgatgatatgtggtttGTCATTACTGATAGACCTATTACAATCACCAAGGTAAACACTATTGTGGCCATGTCTGGTGGTGGACCACAATATGTTGAGAAACCAAGGGTTGAATGGACTGCTGAAGATAAGAAGAAGGCAAATCTCGATAATGTTGCCAAAGATATTCTGTATAAAACTCTTGACAAGAATAACTTCAATAAGATCAAGATGTGCAAAACAGCAAAAGAAATTTGGGAAAAATTGATTCAACTTTGCGAAGGAAATGAGCAGACAAAAGAGAACAAACTGTCTGTTGCTACTCAAAAGTTTGATAAcatcaaaatgaagccaggagaATCTATGGCAGGATTTGATGAAAGGGTCAGTTGCATTGTAATTGAACTCAATGCTCTAGGAAAGACATATCCTAATAGAGAAGTCATTCTGAAAGTAATTCGAGGCCTTCCCAAAGAATGGGATGTTAAGCAATGGCAATGA